The following coding sequences are from one Sesamum indicum cultivar Zhongzhi No. 13 linkage group LG11, S_indicum_v1.0, whole genome shotgun sequence window:
- the LOC105174220 gene encoding auxin-responsive protein SAUR22-like, producing the protein MGVLPYKFQRLFKNLSLNNDGHLRRYDKLENGDHQKPSRSPRGFIPIYVGVERKRYIVPTAAANSPAFKAMLDKYQDDITPFGPLEVPCSVAAFDHVLRRALDQTFNKHYMLCMCT; encoded by the coding sequence ATGGGTGTGCTTCCGTACAAATTCCAGCGCCTGTTCAAGAATTTGAGCTTAAACAACGATGGACATCTTCGCCGGTACGACAAACTCGAGAATGGAGATCACCAGAAACCGTCTCGCTCTCCCAGAGGATTCATTCCTATATACGTTGGAGTCGAGCGGAAGAGATATATAGTCCCGACGGCGGCCGCCAATTCTCCCGCCTTCAAGGCGATGCTGGACAAGTACCAAGACGATATTACTCCCTTTGGGCCCCTGGAAGTGCCGTGCTCCGTCGCCGCCTTCGACCATGTCCTCCGCCGTGCCCTTGATCAGACGTTCAACAAACATTACATGTTGTGTATGTGCACGTAG
- the LOC105174221 gene encoding auxin-induced protein 15A-like has protein sequence MGVLPYKFQRLFKKLSLNNDGHRHRYDKLENGDHQKPSRSPKGFIPIYVGEERKRYIVPTAAANSAAFKAMLDKYQDDITPFGPLEVPCSVAAFDHVLRCALDQTRNSKR, from the coding sequence ATGGGTGTGCTTCCGTACAAATTCCAGCGCCTGTTCAAGAAGTTGAGCTTAAACAACGATGGACATCGTCACCGGTACGACAAACTGGAGAATGGAGATCACCAGAAACCGTCTCGCTCTCCCAAAGGATTCATTCCTATATATGTCGGAGAGGAGCGGAAGAGATATATAGTCCCGACGGCGGCCGCCAATTCCGCCGCCTTCAAGGCGATGCTGGACAAGTACCAAGACGATATTACTCCCTTTGGGCCCCTGGAAGTGCCGTGCTCCGTCGCCGCCTTCGACCATGTCCTCCGCTGTGCCCTTGATCAGACGCGCAATTCGAAACGATGA
- the LOC105174143 gene encoding probable glycosyltransferase At5g03795, which translates to MPLPPDSSSPSSSSKLVYFVVVIPLILLSGLVLILNHNPSTTFSWPLSFLDALNSHSGARAPAAAAEGPEPAASRAALQPPAAQPTQDQSLVMENVQSAKTAKFGKTYTNLDNLDMVEASLAQARATIQEAQRNNETSYDPDYVPTGPMYRNPNAFLRSYLEMEKLFKIYVYEDGEPPLYHYSKSLGILGIEGILIHQIEISKFRTRDPGKAHVYFIPLSVQSIVAYAYVRHNRAWSPLQNIARDYVKLISTKYPYWNRTLGCDHFILGCHDWTPMISNAVPDLFKNSIRVLCNANTSEGFKPSTDVSLPEIYLPHGTMDGLIGGMPPSERSVLVFYAGGIHGYIRQVLMDQWKDKDPDIQIHEYLPKNMSYYSMFRKSKYCICPSGWEVASPRMVEGLYMGCVPVLLKDHYAKPFNDVLDWSTFSVDVPVNQIPDLKKILTAIPQEQYQEMQKTGILVRRHFEVNFPPKRYDVFHMILHSIWLRRINIQLHDTHES; encoded by the exons ATGCCGCTGCCGCCGGATTCATCAtcaccttcttcttcttcaaagcTTGTGTATTTTGTAGTAGTGATTCCACTGATTTTGTTATCTGGGCTTGTGCTTATACTCAACCATAACCCCTCTACCACTTTTTCTTGGCcattatcttttcttgatGCCCTGAATTCACATTCTGGAGCTCGTGCTCCTGCTGCTGCGGCGGAAGGTCCAGAACCGGCCGCTTCTAGGGCGGCGCTGCAGCCTCCTGCTGCGCAACCGACACAGGATCAGTCACTA GTTATGGAGAACGTACAGAGCGcgaaaactgctaaatttggGAAAACATATACAAATTTGGACAATTTAGATATGGTTGAGGCTAGTCTGGCACAGGCTCGAGCAACTATACAAGAGGCTCAGCGCAACAATGAAACATCATATGATCCTGATTACGTCCCTACAGGTCCGATGTATAGGAATCCCAATGCTTTTCTCAG GAGCTACTTGGAAATGGAGAAACTGTTTAAGATTTACGTGTACGAGGATGGAGAACCGCCGCTATATCATTACAGCAAAAGCCTAGGAATTCTTGGGATTGAGGGTATTCTCATTCATCAGATTGAGATCAGCAAATTCCGTACGAGGGATCCTGGAAAAGCCCATGTCTACTTCATTCCGTTGAGCGTGCAATCGATAGTCGCCTACGCTTATGTGAGACACAACCGAGCATGGAGTCCCCTGCAAAACATAGCCAGAGACTATGTCAAACTTATTTCCACAAAGTATCCTTATTGGAATCGAACTCTAGGATGCGATCATTTCATACTTGGTTGTCATGATTGG ACTCCAATGATTTCCAATGCCGTTCCTGACCTATTCAAGAACTCAATCAGAGTTCTGTGCAATGCTAACACCTCAGAAGGATTCAAGCCCTCGACAGACGTGTCCCTGCCCGAGATATATCTTCCTCACGGGACGATGGACGGCTTGATAGGCGGGATGCCTCCGTCTGAGCGTTCCGTTTTAGTTTTCTATGCGGGAGGCATCCACGGCTACATCAGGCAAGTGCTTATGGACCAATGGAAGGACAAAGATCCCGACATTCAAATTCACGAGTACCTTCCAAAAAATATGTCGTACTACAGCATGTTCCGAAAGAGCAAGTACTGCATTTGTCCTAGCGGCTGGGAAGTAGCGAGTCCAAGAATGGTCGAAGGCCTCTACATGGGATGTGTTCCGGTGCTCCTTAAGGACCATTATGCGAAACCGTTCAACGATGTCTTGGATTGGAGTACCTTCTCAGTCGATGTTCCGGTGAATCAAATTCCGGACTTGAAGAAGATTCTGACAGCCATACCACAAGAACAATACCAAGAGATGCAAAAAACAGGCATCCTAGTCAGGAGGCATTTTGAGGTTAATTTCCCGCCTAAACGGTACGATGTTTTCCACATGATACTTCATTCGATATGGCttagaagaatcaatattCAACTTCATGACACACATGAAAGCTGA
- the LOC105174144 gene encoding probable glycosyltransferase At5g03795, producing the protein MEGCKRRVCSWWKTSSSSTRVLGFILPLMVVSGLVVLVSSKSSNWLFASNYYPWAWSSVLPGASFSSSGIYGSFENTSSGLIKGFAPPPDDGGSGLELRRRVVGGGERQEAISVDYNLHRIAAPPLAIEVGEAEPPVEKRKEDFILTTNFSNVPPPSKDNRLLPLSSRIHRRFSNLEILEATLQQARAAIRDAQRGNPAYDPDYIPTGPIYWNPSGFHRSYLEMEKHFKVFVYEEGEQPIFHNGPCGSIYSMEGNFIYKLETSKFRTRDPERAHVYFLPFSVTSIVHFIYDKRVHDHWLPMKQTVKDYVDLVAGKYPYWNRSIGSDHVMLSCHDWGPELSKSLPELFKNSIRALCNANTSEGFRPSKDVSIPEINLPGGRTNGLIGGPSPSKRPILVFFAGGLHGPIRPILLEHWENKGQDVQVHRYLPKDVSYSAMMRKSRFCICPSGYEVASPRMVEALYTGCVPVLIKDHYVPPFSDVLNWKSFSVEISVADIPNLKKILTGISMRQYIRMQRRGVAVRRHFEVNLSPKRYDVFHMTLHSIWLRRLNIRLHGVEDS; encoded by the exons ATGGAGGGGTGCAAGAGAAGGGTGTGTTCATGGTGGAAAACGTCTTCGTCTTCGACGAGGGTTTTGGGGTTTATACTGCCGTTGATGGTGGTTTCTGGGTTGGTGGTTTTAGTGAGTTCAAAGTCATCGAATTGGCTGTTTGCTTCCAATTACTATCCGTGGGCTTGGAGTTCTGTGTTACCCGGTGCTTCTTTCTCATCTTCTGGTATTTATGGGAGTTTTGAGAATACTTCCAGCGGTTTAATTAAGGGGTTTGCTCCTCCGCCGGACGACGGTGGCTCGGGTTTGGAGTTGCGGCGGAGGGTGGTGGGCGGCGGAGAAAGACAGGAGGCGATCTCGGTTGACTACAATCTCCACCGCATCGCCGCACCGCCGCTTGCTATTGAGGTTGGAGAGGCCGAACCGCCT GTTGAGAAGAGGAAAGAGGATTTTATATTGACAACAAATTTCTCCAATGTTCCCCCTCCATCCAAAGACAATCGTCTTCTTCCATTAAGTTCAAGAATACATAGAAGATTCAGCAATCTAGAGATTCTTGAGGCCACACTGCAGCAAGCACGAGCTGCAATTAGAGATGCACAAAGGGGAAATCCAGCTTACGACCCCGACTACATCCCAACGGGACCTATCTATTGGAATCCCTCTGGCTTTCACAG GAGCTATCTAGAGATGGAAAAGCACTTTAAGGTATTCGTCTACGAAGAAGGAGAGCAACCTATATTTCACAATGGCCCTTGTGGAAGCATTTACTCTATGGAGGGAAATTTCATCTACAAATTGGAAACTTCTAAATTCCGGACGAGGGATCCAGAAAGAGCGCATGTTTACTTCCTTCCCTTCAGTGTGACGTCCATAGTTCATTTCATATACGATAAGAGAGTTCATGATCATTGGCTTCCGATGAAACAGACAGTAAAGGACTATGTCGATCTTGTAGCTGGGAAATATCCCTACTGGAACAGGAGCATTGGATCAGATCATGTCATGCTTTCTTGCCATGATTGG GGGCCTGAACTTTCAAAGTCTCTTCCCGAGCTATTCAAGAACTCGATTCGAGCTTTGTGCAATGCAAATACCTCGGAAGGATTTCGACCCTCTAAAGATGTGTCCATCCCGGAGATCAATCTCCCTGGTGGACGGACAAATGGCTTGATCGGCGGCCCATCACCCTCAAAACGACctattcttgttttctttgcaGGCGGTCTTCACGGTCCCATTAGACCAATTCTTCTGGAGCATTGGGAGAACAAAGGTCAAGATGTTCAGGTTCATAGGTACCTCCCAAAAGATGTATCTTATTCTGCAATGATGAGGAAGAGCCGGTTTTGCATTTGTCCAAGTGGTTATGAAGTTGCAAGCCCACGAATGGTGGAAGCCCTATACACCGGCTGCGTTCCGGTGCTAATTAAGGATCATTACGTGCCTCCATTTAGCGATGTTCTGAACTGGAAATCGTTCTCTGTCGAAATTTCGGTGGCGGATATTCCGAACCTGAAGAAAATTCTGACAGGGATCTCGATGAGACAGTACATAAGAATGCAGAGGAGGGGTGTCGCAGTGAGGCGGCATTTTGAGGTGAATTTGTCTCCGAAGAGATACGATGTTTTTCACATGACACTTCACTCGATTTGGCTGAGAAGGCTGAATATTCGACTGCATGGGGTTGAGGATTCATGA